In Microtus ochrogaster isolate Prairie Vole_2 unplaced genomic scaffold, MicOch1.0 UNK148, whole genome shotgun sequence, a genomic segment contains:
- the LOC101997836 gene encoding granzyme C-like — translation MAPVLILLTFLLPLGADAEEIIGGHEVKPHSRPYMAFIEFVKDDGEIYTCGGFLVEDNFVLTAAHCRGSTMNVTLGAHNISFPEKTQQIIPVAKAIPHPGFNNKTFPNDIMLLKLERKAKRTNAVRTLRLPRSNVHVKPGDVCHVAGWGQLAPKGKRPDTLQEVELTVQKDQECKFCFRRRYNKATAICVGDPKIKRASFLGDSGGPLVCKNRAAGIVSLACTNGSAPGTFTRVSSFLSWIQKMIKHS, via the exons ATGGCTCCAGTCCTGATTCTCCTGACTTTTCTTCTGCCGCTTGGAGCTGATGCAG AGGAGATCATCGGGGGCCACGAGGTCAAGCCCCACTCCCGCCCCTACATGGCATTTATTGAATTTGTGAAAGATGATGGGGAAATTTATACCTGCGGAGGCTTCCTGGTAGAAGACAACTTCGTGCTGACAGCTGCTCACTGCAGgggaag CACAATGAACGTCACTCTAGGAGCCCACAACATCAGCTTCCCGGAGAAGACCCAGCAGATCATCCCTGTGGCTAAAGCCATCCCACACCCAGGCTTTAATAACAAAACCTTCCCAAATGACATCATGCTCTTAAAG CTGGAGAGGAAGGCCAAGAGGACTAATGCTGTGAGGACCCTCAGGCTGCCCAGGAGTAATGTCCATGTGAAGCCAGGGGATGTGTGCCATGTGGCTGGATGGGGACAGTTGGCTCCGAAGGGTAAACGCCCAGATACATTGCAAGAGGTAGAGCTGACAGTCCAGAAGGATCAGGAGTGTAAATTCTGCTTTCGTCGTCGTTACAACAAAGCTACTGCGATCTGTGTGGGGGACCCAAAGATCAAGCGAGCTTCCTTTTTG GGCGATTCTGGAGGGCCTCTCGTGTGTAAAAACAGAGCTGCAGGCATTGTGTCCTTGGCCTGTACTAATGGTTCAGCACCAGGAACCTTCACCAGAGTTTCAAGTTTTCTATCCTGGATacagaaaatgataaaacataGCTAA